From Daucus carota subsp. sativus chromosome 6, DH1 v3.0, whole genome shotgun sequence, the proteins below share one genomic window:
- the LOC108225544 gene encoding short integuments 2, mitochondrial isoform X2, with translation MVAGLKKVMKKGLGEMGFNKGGGSINWFPGHMASATRAIRDRLKLADLVIEVRDSRIPISSTNRDLQPMLTGKRRIIALNKKDLANPNIMHKWSHYFESCKQDFLAINAHSKNSVQQLLELAEFKLKEAIIKEPTLLIMVVGVPNVGKSSLINSIHQIAATRFPIQKKKKRATVGPLPGVTQDIAGYKIAHQPSIYVLDTPGVLVPSIPDIETGLKLALTGSVKDSVVGEERIAQYLLAVLNCRSTPLHWRHINTKGFEENTNDKHEYNVRDLLRNRRKPPNLSDVHYIEDVVTEVQRTLYVTLSEFNGDLDDENDLEVLIAQQFEALQKALKIPNKASEARTMVSKKFLTLFRAGKLGPFILDDVPDVSGS, from the exons ATGGTGGCAGGACTAAAAAAGGTAATGAAGAAGGGGTTGGGGGAAATGGGATTCAACAAGGGTGGAGGAAGCATCAACTGGTTTCCTGGTCACATGGCTTCAGCAACTCGTGCCATTCGTGATCGTCTCAAGCTTGCTGACCTTGTCATTGAAGTTCGCGACTCTCGT ATACCAATATCCTCTACAAATCGAGACCTTCAGCCTATGCTTACTGGCAAGCGCCGTATCATtgctctcaacaagaaggattTGGCCAACCCCAATATCATGCAT AAATGGAGtcattattttgagtcatgcaAACAAGATTTCCTTGCCATAAATGCACATAGCAAGAACTCTGTTCAACAG CTTCTTGAACTTGCGGAATTCAAATTGAAGGAGGCGATCATAAAAGAACCCACTCTCCTAATTATGGTGGTTGGGGTTCCCAATGTTGGAAAATCATCTCTAATTAATTCCATCCATCAAATTGCAGCAACTCGCTTTCCCA ttcagaaaaagaaaaagagagccACTGTAGGACCATTGCCTGGTGTTACCCAAGATATTGCTGGATACAAG ATTGCACATCAGCCAAGCATTTATGTCCTTGACACCCCAGGAGTGTTGGTTCCAAGTATCCCAGACATAGAAACAGGCCTTAAGTTAGCTTTAACAG GATCTGTAAAAGACTCGGTAGTAGGTGAAGAGCGAATTGCTCAGTACTTGCTGGCAGTTTTAAACTGTAGGAGCACTCCCCTGCACTGGAGACACATTAATACAAAAGGATTTGAGGAAAACACCAATGATAAACATGAGTACAATGTCAGGGATCTTTTGAGAAATAGGAGGAAACCCCCTAATCTCTCTGATGTGCACTATATCGAG GATGTTGTAACTGAAGTCCAACGAACACTGTATGTGACTCTATCTGAATTTAATGGTGATTTggatgatgaaaatgatttGGAGGTTTTAATAGCACAGCAATTTGAAGCACTGCAGAAAGCACTAAAGATACCTAACAAAGCATCCGAGGCTCGGACAATGGTTTCAAAAAAGTTTTTAACTTTGTTTAGAGCAGGTAAGCTAGGTCCATTCATCCTTGATGACGTCCCAGATGTCTCTGGATCCTGA
- the LOC108226703 gene encoding protein MIZU-KUSSEI 1: MKLELPRTSSCNSTTTTKIIPTTYMRSTSYKPDPNHLTANTNTSVVLHRSSKPRLVISAFFRSLINLISFPMILPTCRWLTLPSNLSITPTLGRKVTGTLFGNRRGHVSFAVQYDPRSAPVLIIELAVSTSTLVKEMSSGLVRIALECSKGSTTRRHGKLWKEPMWTMYCNGRKSGYALSRECTQSDWHVLSTVESVSVGAGVIPVVEDGRKGGMAEGELLYMRARFERVVGTQHSEAYYMMNPDGNGGPDLSIFLLRV; the protein is encoded by the coding sequence atgaagctagaacTTCCAAGAACAAGCAGCTGCAACAGCACCACCACAACAAAAATCATCCCTACCACCTACATGAGATCCACTTCCTACAAACCTGATCCTAACCACCTCACCGCCAATACCAACACCTCCGTCGTCCTCCACCGCAGCTCGAAGCCTCGGTTAGTCATCTCCGCCTTCTTCCGATCACTCATCAACCTCATCTCCTTCCCCATGATCCTCCCCACTTGCCGCTGGCTAACACTCCCATCCAACCTCTCCATAACTCCAACTCTAGGCCGCAAAGTCACCGGAACCCTATTTGGGAACCGCCGTGGCCACGTCAGCTTCGCCGTCCAGTACGACCCTAGGTCAGCCCCTGTCCTCATCATCGAGCTGGCGGTGTCCACGTCAACTCTCGTGAAGGAAATGTCGTCGGGGTTAGTGAGGATCGCGTTAGAGTGCTCTAAGGGCTCCACCACGCGCCGACATGGTAAATTATGGAAAGAACCTATGTGGACTATGTATTGTAATGGGAGAAAATCAGGGTACGCGCTGTCACGCGAGTGCACGCAGTCGGACTGGCACGTGCTTAGCACCGTAGAGAGCGTATCGGTCGGGGCCGGAGTGATCCCCGTGGTGGAGGATGGCCGGAAAGGTGGTATGGCGGAGGGGGAGTTGCTGTACATGAGAGCTAGGTTTGAAAGGGTTGTGGGGACACAACACTCGGAAGCTTATTACATGATGAACCCTGATGGAAATGGTGGGCCTGATCTTAGTATCTTTTTGCTCAGAGTTTAG
- the LOC108225544 gene encoding short integuments 2, mitochondrial isoform X1, protein MVAGLKKVMKKGLGEMGFNKGGGSINWFPGHMASATRAIRDRLKLADLVIEVRDSRIPISSTNRDLQPMLTGKRRIIALNKKDLANPNIMHKWSHYFESCKQDFLAINAHSKNSVQQLLELAEFKLKEAIIKEPTLLIMVVGVPNVGKSSLINSIHQIAATRFPINFSFSIVQKKKKRATVGPLPGVTQDIAGYKIAHQPSIYVLDTPGVLVPSIPDIETGLKLALTGSVKDSVVGEERIAQYLLAVLNCRSTPLHWRHINTKGFEENTNDKHEYNVRDLLRNRRKPPNLSDVHYIEDVVTEVQRTLYVTLSEFNGDLDDENDLEVLIAQQFEALQKALKIPNKASEARTMVSKKFLTLFRAGKLGPFILDDVPDVSGS, encoded by the exons ATGGTGGCAGGACTAAAAAAGGTAATGAAGAAGGGGTTGGGGGAAATGGGATTCAACAAGGGTGGAGGAAGCATCAACTGGTTTCCTGGTCACATGGCTTCAGCAACTCGTGCCATTCGTGATCGTCTCAAGCTTGCTGACCTTGTCATTGAAGTTCGCGACTCTCGT ATACCAATATCCTCTACAAATCGAGACCTTCAGCCTATGCTTACTGGCAAGCGCCGTATCATtgctctcaacaagaaggattTGGCCAACCCCAATATCATGCAT AAATGGAGtcattattttgagtcatgcaAACAAGATTTCCTTGCCATAAATGCACATAGCAAGAACTCTGTTCAACAG CTTCTTGAACTTGCGGAATTCAAATTGAAGGAGGCGATCATAAAAGAACCCACTCTCCTAATTATGGTGGTTGGGGTTCCCAATGTTGGAAAATCATCTCTAATTAATTCCATCCATCAAATTGCAGCAACTCGCTTTCCCA TAAACTTTAGTTTCTCTAtagttcagaaaaagaaaaagagagccACTGTAGGACCATTGCCTGGTGTTACCCAAGATATTGCTGGATACAAG ATTGCACATCAGCCAAGCATTTATGTCCTTGACACCCCAGGAGTGTTGGTTCCAAGTATCCCAGACATAGAAACAGGCCTTAAGTTAGCTTTAACAG GATCTGTAAAAGACTCGGTAGTAGGTGAAGAGCGAATTGCTCAGTACTTGCTGGCAGTTTTAAACTGTAGGAGCACTCCCCTGCACTGGAGACACATTAATACAAAAGGATTTGAGGAAAACACCAATGATAAACATGAGTACAATGTCAGGGATCTTTTGAGAAATAGGAGGAAACCCCCTAATCTCTCTGATGTGCACTATATCGAG GATGTTGTAACTGAAGTCCAACGAACACTGTATGTGACTCTATCTGAATTTAATGGTGATTTggatgatgaaaatgatttGGAGGTTTTAATAGCACAGCAATTTGAAGCACTGCAGAAAGCACTAAAGATACCTAACAAAGCATCCGAGGCTCGGACAATGGTTTCAAAAAAGTTTTTAACTTTGTTTAGAGCAGGTAAGCTAGGTCCATTCATCCTTGATGACGTCCCAGATGTCTCTGGATCCTGA